The following proteins are co-located in the Aurantiacibacter atlanticus genome:
- the zorA gene encoding anti-phage ZorAB system protein ZorA encodes MEITEWLGHGLIYFFTEVPLIGDAMAAFLAIVLVGTAFAIAYRYKREYHAPLAVAIDARVRLLDEITGGSTADVDQARLEFAQRFNDIDAQMMEANHSEALPLRRTWEEYRETIVDPSAEVLQNSARPEHFFVNLGERHRGLNWFANIFIALGLLITFLGIIAALSTLDFSGDTAAMQDKLNSLMKVAGAKFWASVGGIIASIILRSYDYRFGKRINDGLSMLCDKLEHGMAYLPPQRIASDQLEQLKEQTPALRTFSEQLAAALDGALEKQMAPMITHLGSIQQGIDKISGGGGEAVRDAIATGAGAEMAGLADAIGAMTASMATMSERLEKQTGEADRQIEEAVKRFGQASEEMRSAFGELNRNFGVVADRMREENEQASELARQRMDELLSNLGNTLDDMKSGLASAASQMGEASARAANDAARIGQEAMEKSFSEFVDRFNQTGAPLVGSMKDAGNAISTSADHLSSAQSAIGDHTRAIEQVAARSNDLATAFGTVANDVEAATAPVRQSAVSIAEAVKSVELIVSKNADSSESARDEMRQLAAALNDTATAASSAWSEYRARFEDVDRALGDAIDKISDAAGNHATNLNERVGQIDQALGDGVAQLAGALEPLTTLRDTVEELAGILASQNQEAAE; translated from the coding sequence GTGGAAATTACCGAATGGCTCGGCCATGGGCTGATCTATTTCTTTACGGAAGTTCCGCTCATCGGCGATGCGATGGCGGCGTTTCTCGCAATTGTGCTCGTCGGAACCGCATTTGCAATCGCGTATCGGTACAAGCGTGAGTATCATGCGCCACTGGCCGTCGCGATCGACGCCAGAGTTCGGCTGCTTGATGAAATAACCGGCGGCAGCACGGCCGATGTCGATCAAGCGCGCCTGGAATTCGCTCAGCGCTTCAATGATATTGATGCCCAAATGATGGAGGCGAACCACTCCGAGGCGCTGCCGCTTCGCAGGACCTGGGAGGAATATCGCGAGACTATCGTCGACCCTTCCGCCGAAGTTCTTCAGAACTCTGCCAGACCTGAGCACTTTTTCGTCAACCTCGGCGAGCGCCACCGCGGGCTGAACTGGTTTGCGAATATCTTTATCGCTCTTGGCCTGCTGATCACGTTCCTGGGTATTATAGCAGCGCTCTCTACCCTAGACTTCAGCGGCGACACTGCAGCAATGCAGGATAAGCTCAACAGCCTTATGAAAGTCGCCGGAGCTAAGTTCTGGGCCTCTGTTGGCGGAATCATAGCCTCGATCATCTTACGGTCTTACGATTACCGTTTCGGCAAGCGGATCAATGATGGCCTCTCGATGCTGTGCGACAAGCTCGAGCATGGGATGGCCTATTTGCCGCCGCAGCGAATTGCGAGCGATCAGCTTGAGCAGCTCAAGGAGCAAACCCCGGCGCTCCGGACGTTCTCCGAGCAGTTAGCTGCAGCGCTTGATGGTGCGCTTGAAAAGCAAATGGCTCCAATGATTACGCATCTGGGATCGATTCAGCAGGGAATCGACAAGATTAGCGGCGGTGGGGGCGAGGCAGTTCGTGATGCGATTGCCACTGGCGCCGGCGCAGAAATGGCGGGGTTGGCGGACGCTATTGGCGCAATGACGGCGTCGATGGCCACCATGTCGGAGCGCCTCGAGAAGCAGACCGGCGAAGCCGACCGCCAGATCGAAGAGGCGGTCAAGCGCTTCGGTCAGGCATCCGAAGAGATGCGCTCTGCATTCGGAGAGCTCAATCGCAATTTTGGTGTCGTGGCTGACCGCATGCGTGAAGAGAACGAGCAGGCAAGCGAACTGGCGCGGCAACGGATGGATGAATTGCTGAGTAATCTCGGCAACACGCTTGATGATATGAAGTCAGGCCTTGCGTCGGCTGCCAGCCAGATGGGCGAAGCTTCGGCCCGGGCTGCGAATGATGCGGCCCGTATCGGTCAGGAGGCGATGGAGAAGTCGTTTTCGGAATTTGTCGATAGATTCAATCAGACTGGAGCCCCGCTGGTCGGCAGCATGAAAGATGCTGGCAACGCCATATCGACATCCGCAGATCATCTTTCGAGCGCGCAAAGCGCGATTGGCGATCATACACGGGCGATCGAGCAAGTGGCGGCTCGCTCGAACGATCTTGCTACAGCCTTCGGAACGGTCGCGAATGATGTCGAAGCTGCGACTGCGCCGGTTCGCCAGTCGGCGGTTTCGATCGCCGAAGCAGTCAAGTCGGTGGAATTGATCGTCTCGAAGAATGCAGATTCGTCTGAAAGTGCCCGCGATGAAATGCGCCAGCTCGCTGCGGCGCTCAATGATACTGCTACGGCCGCTTCATCGGCGTGGTCTGAATATCGTGCCCGTTTCGAGGACGTGGATCGCGCACTCGGAGACGCCATCGATAAAATCTCCGATGCCGCCGGAAACCACGCTACGAACCTCAACGAACGGGTTGGTCAGATCGACCAGGCTCTGGGCGATGGTGTGGCACAGCTCGCCGGTGCCCTCGAACCGCTGACCACTCTGCGTGACACCGTCGAAGAACTTGCAGGCATCCTCGCCAGCCAGAACCAGGAAGCCGCTGAATAA
- a CDS encoding EH signature domain-containing protein → MEALGSSGLAKPPTTQPVMQRQLAKLDASVGEAEPVIELKPFLREATNRGAGGLPRFQLNRVLRGAWCDSEFDDLGVAALERADSEHRRSSDQAMIDGYLTYFPTERPIMPQLAEAASRAAGRHEWAWRERSSRWDLFLPQAGPAKVARDFVSRNADQISLLMRETGLGANLAASGFGQAVFYETCIATAELQPDKAVSAQRNILRMFDTEAQAGQLELVVRALLEPWIKTKPEPEHRKAISELLLDQIGDPRLQRTRWDRIVRSLAESIGEEKAREVTQVFKRWLTEVAMREFFRAIAKTTDRPDQWAQREKFWMAYLDEGLVTDAWPALGIRARNRIEDLIRQSGERPEYGIIRGGPSSSSSIIMQIGDLRISEWSDNGSCRFWSDSDPGAPKLYAKTYEGGKLRTTAGRADFEYESHVPASPGWEGKFAGIIHRRTSIAHPHFGRGRGRNWNDRW, encoded by the coding sequence ATGGAAGCCCTCGGTTCATCCGGCCTGGCGAAGCCTCCGACGACACAGCCTGTAATGCAACGGCAATTGGCAAAGCTCGATGCCAGCGTCGGTGAAGCCGAACCCGTTATCGAGCTTAAGCCATTTTTGCGGGAAGCAACCAACAGGGGCGCAGGCGGATTGCCGCGTTTTCAGCTCAACCGGGTCTTGCGCGGCGCCTGGTGTGACTCCGAATTCGATGACTTGGGCGTAGCAGCACTTGAGCGCGCCGATAGCGAACATCGACGCAGTTCTGACCAAGCAATGATCGATGGATATCTCACGTACTTTCCAACCGAGCGCCCAATCATGCCACAGCTTGCTGAGGCTGCTTCCCGCGCCGCCGGTCGGCACGAATGGGCCTGGCGTGAGCGAAGTTCCCGATGGGATCTGTTTTTGCCTCAAGCAGGTCCAGCCAAGGTGGCACGCGATTTTGTCTCCCGTAATGCGGACCAGATATCCCTTTTGATGCGCGAAACCGGTCTGGGGGCAAATCTTGCTGCAAGCGGCTTTGGCCAGGCAGTCTTTTACGAGACCTGTATAGCGACCGCTGAGCTTCAGCCTGACAAGGCAGTCAGTGCGCAACGCAACATATTGCGAATGTTCGATACCGAGGCTCAGGCCGGGCAATTGGAGCTCGTAGTTCGCGCGTTGCTTGAGCCATGGATCAAGACCAAACCGGAGCCTGAACATCGCAAAGCAATCTCGGAGTTGCTGCTCGATCAGATTGGTGACCCGCGCCTCCAGCGCACGCGCTGGGACAGGATTGTGCGTTCGCTTGCGGAATCAATTGGCGAGGAAAAGGCGCGCGAAGTCACCCAGGTTTTCAAGCGCTGGCTTACCGAAGTCGCCATGCGCGAGTTTTTCCGCGCCATCGCAAAAACAACCGACCGGCCGGACCAGTGGGCCCAGCGCGAAAAATTCTGGATGGCTTATCTCGACGAAGGCCTGGTCACGGACGCCTGGCCCGCTCTCGGGATCCGGGCACGCAACAGGATTGAAGATCTCATCCGACAGAGCGGCGAACGGCCAGAATACGGGATAATCCGGGGAGGGCCTTCGTCGTCATCTTCCATCATCATGCAGATAGGTGATCTGCGGATCTCAGAATGGAGCGACAACGGGTCATGCCGGTTCTGGAGCGATAGCGATCCGGGAGCCCCGAAACTTTATGCCAAGACGTACGAGGGTGGAAAGCTGCGTACCACCGCCGGCCGTGCGGATTTCGAGTATGAATCCCATGTTCCCGCGAGCCCGGGTTGGGAAGGCAAATTCGCAGGCATCATTCACCGGCGCACATCAATCGCTCACCCTCATTTTGGGCGAGGCCGGGGGCGCAACTGGAATGACCGATGGTGA
- a CDS encoding STY4851/ECs_5259 family protein has protein sequence MDGRDFKSEIDAARGDPAALRRIAQDIQDAGASRLLMIKAIQLARAADSGPHPLGKICGELGLPRPEGVPLYRYKLAPGVFDRIEKKLVSNLHSDLIRPTLAAAFVVWAADWFRRSYQGGTQRWRDIEGALGLSLPQSEWRDLADRGFRAWKIDPLVTAHGNQRLANLARHGGFPAAAISSGANWPRRFLERAVGELLGSDIQDITTAVGICERNEYLLPSIWRSQEMHAICGELSLKIVELRAFVDKALPSDGRPYSARLDLAYEDWRDELPMTLDGAAAGLIDTLLEARTLTGTGSIRVDRLMRLSGGEWRECLDFHLNGRWEDKDGSLAVDDSVRVFLQPSGGLADRVSGRLAYLEFESGNCWIARAMRSETAIEYPLDLAVAAEFHSRGERLSREFILPGGKPVSNGLRVFERRRGENDDGVFALIGQGSGSYRSEVVFIDVPHDWALRGKDSNAEIEPEDFVFAAGRSLYRCAGQIIAEKPNGDTYLVRTGQSVDRKDRLTIVADTASGVQAPSGERLLKHPLHAQVEDGVSRRSGSRGEVCWRFVGEKSWREDLASAGPGACEFAWLDGSTRHVRDRVTAVVLPSEFALSQRINAFHAQITLEGWTGKATLGDDAHDVEHQWTVRIDPPRRALLPLHLVTPQGSALQLSVPLRSKEWLTTWGGELLKRDAVLGLADLRDTVARAPASAVLMGEVAHHTGASLEVSWKLDGELGLSALRNDIAALMRPLGIDAQVRLDFHNGSNDNWYVTEFGNVLEWEPSGGWRPRTGIVGEAVRICGRFLGAPEKEIDYGGFDGLNVGLGGQLIQLPRLRGPWLIYLREGSRVLTRPKFIDGDPVHDLPQHRLGRAMAQPILLAREELTLITNDIIADPASPEAIKTIRAVMDLALSLNGLPPQTFEIFSKFDAAGPLAPLLLYRCEEQHLSTILELFDGLCSSWTLLPIEVWDAAFQAQGAFLVSRLDDPQWALANISERQNEIAARAPQLAPLICRDYSPLAYEAVRKHFTSHTSESINIGAAGFNPFRVDFGHMLPKENFVEGLMRVFDAPFAAALSTFGSVVLDKKQILTVKDVERRHPDYFAKAYGYALLELKNGR, from the coding sequence ATGGACGGTCGCGACTTTAAGTCAGAAATTGACGCGGCGCGCGGCGATCCAGCAGCGCTTCGGAGAATTGCGCAGGACATCCAGGATGCCGGAGCGTCTCGCCTGCTCATGATTAAGGCTATTCAGCTAGCGCGGGCGGCAGATAGTGGTCCGCATCCGCTTGGAAAGATCTGCGGCGAGCTTGGTTTACCACGGCCCGAAGGCGTACCCCTTTACCGTTACAAACTGGCTCCAGGCGTTTTCGACAGGATCGAGAAAAAGCTCGTTTCAAACCTGCATTCAGATCTGATCCGACCCACTCTGGCTGCTGCATTTGTCGTCTGGGCGGCCGACTGGTTTCGTCGATCCTATCAGGGCGGCACGCAGCGCTGGAGGGATATCGAAGGCGCGCTTGGGCTTTCTTTACCGCAATCGGAATGGCGTGATCTTGCGGACCGCGGTTTTCGCGCGTGGAAGATAGATCCGCTGGTTACTGCGCATGGCAATCAGCGCCTGGCCAATCTTGCGCGCCATGGCGGATTTCCTGCTGCCGCGATTTCCAGCGGAGCAAATTGGCCCCGCCGCTTCCTTGAACGAGCTGTCGGCGAGCTTCTCGGGTCGGACATCCAGGATATCACAACCGCGGTGGGGATCTGCGAACGCAACGAGTATCTGCTCCCGTCAATCTGGCGTAGCCAGGAAATGCACGCGATTTGCGGAGAACTCTCTCTAAAGATCGTGGAGTTGCGCGCATTCGTTGATAAGGCGCTGCCGTCGGACGGGCGGCCTTATTCGGCCCGCCTCGACCTAGCTTATGAAGACTGGCGCGATGAGCTTCCGATGACGCTTGATGGAGCAGCAGCCGGCCTTATCGACACACTTTTGGAGGCCCGAACGCTTACCGGCACAGGGAGCATTCGTGTAGACCGGTTGATGCGTCTTTCCGGCGGCGAGTGGCGTGAGTGCCTCGACTTCCATCTCAACGGTCGTTGGGAAGACAAGGATGGCAGTCTTGCGGTCGATGATAGTGTTCGAGTCTTTCTCCAGCCCTCAGGTGGCCTTGCAGACCGCGTTTCGGGTCGTCTCGCGTATCTGGAGTTCGAATCCGGGAACTGCTGGATTGCCCGCGCCATGCGAAGCGAGACAGCAATCGAGTATCCGCTTGACCTTGCCGTAGCAGCTGAGTTTCACTCGCGCGGTGAGCGCCTGTCCCGCGAATTTATTCTGCCTGGCGGAAAACCGGTTTCGAATGGATTACGCGTCTTTGAACGCCGCCGCGGAGAAAATGACGACGGCGTATTCGCACTCATCGGGCAAGGATCCGGTAGCTACCGCTCAGAAGTGGTCTTCATCGATGTGCCGCATGACTGGGCCCTTCGCGGCAAAGACAGCAATGCCGAAATTGAGCCTGAAGACTTCGTGTTTGCAGCCGGTCGTTCGCTTTACCGCTGTGCCGGCCAGATTATCGCCGAAAAGCCGAATGGCGATACATACCTGGTCCGGACAGGGCAGAGCGTGGACAGGAAGGATCGCCTGACAATCGTGGCCGATACCGCTTCCGGCGTACAGGCGCCAAGTGGTGAGCGGCTGTTGAAGCATCCGTTGCACGCACAGGTGGAAGATGGCGTTTCGCGGCGGTCCGGATCCCGCGGGGAAGTGTGCTGGCGTTTCGTTGGAGAGAAATCCTGGCGTGAAGATCTGGCAAGCGCAGGTCCTGGCGCTTGCGAATTCGCCTGGCTCGACGGTTCGACGAGACATGTGCGCGACCGTGTCACCGCCGTTGTGCTCCCCAGCGAATTCGCGCTGTCCCAAAGGATAAATGCATTTCATGCCCAAATCACTCTGGAGGGATGGACCGGGAAGGCCACACTCGGGGATGACGCGCATGATGTTGAGCACCAGTGGACAGTCCGGATCGATCCGCCTCGCCGCGCTTTGCTTCCACTGCATCTCGTTACACCACAGGGTTCGGCTCTCCAGCTCAGCGTTCCGCTACGATCAAAAGAATGGCTTACGACTTGGGGTGGAGAGCTGCTGAAGCGCGATGCGGTACTTGGTCTGGCCGATCTGCGCGATACTGTCGCCCGAGCGCCAGCGAGTGCTGTCCTGATGGGCGAGGTTGCCCATCACACCGGAGCATCGCTTGAAGTGAGCTGGAAACTCGATGGCGAACTGGGCCTCTCGGCTCTGCGGAACGACATAGCGGCACTTATGCGACCGCTCGGTATTGATGCACAGGTCAGGCTCGACTTTCATAATGGCAGCAACGACAACTGGTATGTGACGGAGTTCGGGAATGTCCTGGAGTGGGAGCCCTCGGGAGGGTGGCGACCGAGGACTGGCATTGTCGGCGAAGCTGTGCGGATCTGCGGCCGTTTCTTGGGGGCCCCCGAGAAGGAAATCGACTACGGCGGCTTTGACGGATTGAATGTGGGTTTGGGCGGGCAGCTCATTCAGCTCCCACGCCTGCGTGGCCCATGGCTCATATACCTGCGCGAAGGCTCGCGTGTCCTGACCAGGCCCAAGTTCATTGACGGCGATCCTGTCCACGACCTTCCCCAGCACAGGCTCGGGCGTGCAATGGCACAGCCAATTTTACTGGCGCGCGAAGAGCTCACCCTGATAACAAATGATATCATTGCCGACCCTGCCTCGCCCGAAGCCATAAAGACTATCAGGGCTGTCATGGATTTGGCCCTTTCACTGAACGGCCTGCCTCCACAAACCTTCGAGATATTCAGCAAGTTCGATGCCGCTGGCCCTCTTGCGCCCCTGCTTCTCTATCGCTGCGAGGAGCAGCATCTTTCAACGATTCTCGAGCTGTTCGACGGGCTTTGTTCAAGCTGGACACTTCTCCCCATCGAAGTCTGGGACGCGGCCTTCCAGGCGCAGGGCGCCTTTTTGGTAAGCAGGCTTGACGACCCTCAATGGGCATTGGCCAACATCTCAGAGCGCCAGAACGAAATTGCCGCTCGGGCCCCGCAATTGGCGCCGCTGATTTGCCGCGATTATTCGCCGCTCGCGTATGAAGCGGTTCGCAAGCATTTCACGAGCCATACGAGCGAGAGCATCAATATCGGTGCCGCCGGGTTCAATCCCTTCCGCGTTGATTTTGGCCACATGCTACCCAAGGAAAACTTCGTCGAAGGCCTGATGCGGGTCTTCGATGCACCTTTTGCCGCCGCCCTTTCGACTTTTGGTTCTGTCGTTCTCGACAAGAAACAGATCCTGACCGTCAAGGACGTCGAGCGACGCCACCCTGATTATTTCGCAAAAGCCTATGGCTATGCCCTCTTGGAGCTTAAAAATGGCCGCTAG
- a CDS encoding DEAD/DEAH box helicase yields the protein MVTTKFIATSHENGGETIALLREQPGGLFRRASSEMVPVSDWPRFAPQAGQASLALARVLDDESRISEEKDGIVLPPEIVAQLDEADAFALGLPPTTPLTLQLNSGGSLADGTIKVDTKWVRRGGLPVRADIAGARVREGGKVGRIPEPIYSAFQAALLVNAADDPDERRAAFADLRATLGDEIGAGIEADGFLERVRIAYAANFSLNAKTDHGRFDFDPVLFSRNASENADGDLVDEEEASLLTPQDNQHFQRRFKGQEGGRRSYLLSDGTLLFLDPLLGKALDIVRAKQTGSSPEKREFLRAPQRVLREELKLDAGGDDEAADRLFIETQQFSERVSGIEVWQKPVLPWIKPKPNSWLPEGFGLRIGDPPDARHVELAPGEAETLAGEVETAIASGKESIAWRDESIPATPATLQAARAIADLEHQITAESEEQSSERSEREAVDTFFLQVGENFEQLDYARLPRPEISAEVFQAPGLPEGLKSEPKPHQIEAFAWLTEAWQRRMPGVLLADDMGLGKTFQALLFLLWLRRSSAHPKPVLIVAPTGLLRNWQAELAQHIEADLMGPVVEAFGTNLRDFRLEAGSDIRGGTSRLDVSQWEEAGIVLTTYETMRDYHMSFARIPFAAIVYDEIQKLKNPASQMTRAAKALNGRLQIAMTGTPVENRLQDLWSIADTVYPGFLGSSREFENSFPAHDLERLGDLQQRLIEREEALPAFMLRRMKDEILTGLPEKTARKYPVEMPPAQAQAYDLVLARARALRESGEQGAMLKVLHMLRGTSLHPSPPRGITDINGYIDQSARLKKTFEILEEIEQRGEKALLFCEDLEMQAFLAMAIQDRFSLERRPMCISGKVAGHKRQDMVTAFQTSPTSFDVLILSPKAGGVGLTITAANNVIHLSRWWNPAVEDQATDRAYRIGQTRPVTIHIPMAVHPDEAIGPSSFDQRLDALMERKRSLSRGLLMPPESARDVDDLLSDVLDGRKTLSEEDAESAPSSILLSSDAQASDVENVAQEESDAESQIGPENTAHAASSSPAPVPLPTPVAVEPEPKPPVNAPQRPVLSVRTPVEAAEARTPSVQRVVYEQYGPRDWTIFEQFVREARINRLEIQDPYCCADEQARGRLLNFVNRFCELAAKLDEVQIVTFDADSVDKRMPETNGDQRADLENRWRNTIGSTALHLAQRSRRSRGDLHDRFVRAQLEDGDAVIWDLGRGIDGVMSAKWSCVVNAFHDKRSAGIGARGHRVQ from the coding sequence ATGGTGACGACAAAGTTTATTGCCACGTCCCATGAGAATGGCGGAGAGACCATTGCCCTGCTGCGCGAACAGCCGGGCGGACTATTCCGCCGGGCTTCCAGCGAAATGGTTCCGGTTTCGGATTGGCCGAGGTTTGCGCCTCAAGCTGGTCAGGCTTCTCTTGCACTCGCCCGGGTTCTCGACGATGAGAGTCGGATTAGCGAGGAGAAGGACGGCATTGTCCTTCCGCCAGAGATCGTCGCGCAGCTCGATGAGGCCGATGCCTTTGCTCTCGGGCTTCCCCCGACCACGCCGTTGACGTTGCAGCTCAACTCAGGCGGGTCGCTCGCCGATGGTACAATTAAGGTAGATACAAAATGGGTCCGCCGCGGCGGTCTCCCGGTTCGAGCGGACATCGCTGGCGCGCGCGTGCGCGAAGGTGGAAAGGTCGGGAGAATTCCCGAGCCGATCTACTCGGCTTTCCAGGCCGCGCTCTTAGTCAATGCTGCTGATGATCCCGACGAGCGCCGGGCGGCCTTTGCCGATCTTCGCGCGACCCTCGGCGATGAGATTGGAGCAGGGATCGAGGCAGACGGGTTTCTCGAGCGTGTCCGGATTGCCTATGCGGCAAACTTCTCGCTGAACGCCAAGACCGACCATGGGCGTTTTGACTTTGATCCGGTCCTCTTCTCGAGAAACGCGAGCGAAAACGCTGACGGGGACCTGGTGGATGAAGAAGAAGCGTCGCTTCTGACGCCGCAGGACAATCAGCATTTCCAGCGCCGGTTCAAGGGACAGGAAGGCGGGCGGCGCAGCTATCTGCTCTCCGACGGGACACTCTTGTTCCTTGATCCGCTTCTGGGCAAAGCTCTCGACATCGTGCGCGCCAAACAAACTGGCTCGTCACCGGAGAAGCGTGAGTTTCTGCGTGCGCCGCAGCGTGTTCTGCGCGAAGAGCTGAAGCTTGACGCAGGCGGTGATGACGAGGCGGCCGATCGTCTGTTCATCGAGACCCAGCAGTTCTCCGAGCGGGTTAGCGGGATCGAGGTCTGGCAGAAGCCCGTCCTTCCCTGGATAAAGCCCAAGCCGAACAGCTGGCTACCAGAAGGGTTCGGATTGCGCATTGGCGATCCTCCTGATGCGCGCCATGTCGAGCTGGCCCCGGGTGAAGCCGAAACGCTTGCGGGCGAAGTCGAGACAGCCATCGCGTCGGGCAAGGAATCCATCGCCTGGCGTGACGAAAGCATTCCCGCCACTCCCGCGACACTGCAGGCTGCACGCGCAATTGCGGACCTCGAACACCAGATCACTGCCGAGAGCGAGGAGCAATCTTCTGAGCGAAGCGAGCGGGAGGCCGTCGACACATTTTTCCTTCAGGTTGGAGAGAATTTCGAGCAACTCGACTATGCTCGCCTGCCTCGCCCTGAAATCAGCGCTGAGGTTTTTCAAGCTCCCGGACTTCCCGAAGGCCTGAAATCCGAGCCGAAACCCCACCAGATTGAAGCGTTTGCCTGGCTCACCGAGGCATGGCAGCGGCGGATGCCGGGCGTTCTGCTCGCCGACGACATGGGCCTCGGTAAGACGTTCCAGGCGCTTTTGTTCTTGCTCTGGCTACGCCGGAGCTCTGCGCATCCAAAGCCTGTTCTGATCGTCGCCCCCACTGGTTTGCTGCGTAACTGGCAAGCTGAGCTGGCCCAACACATTGAAGCTGATCTCATGGGGCCGGTGGTAGAGGCGTTTGGCACTAACCTACGTGACTTTCGCCTCGAAGCCGGGAGCGACATTCGCGGAGGAACGTCGCGCCTGGACGTGTCCCAATGGGAAGAGGCGGGCATCGTTCTGACGACCTACGAGACAATGCGCGATTATCACATGAGCTTTGCGCGCATTCCATTCGCGGCCATCGTTTACGACGAAATACAAAAGCTCAAGAATCCCGCCAGCCAGATGACGCGGGCGGCCAAGGCGCTCAATGGGCGTCTCCAGATCGCCATGACGGGCACTCCGGTCGAGAACAGATTGCAGGATCTCTGGTCAATCGCCGACACGGTCTATCCAGGATTTCTCGGCTCAAGCCGGGAATTTGAGAACAGCTTTCCCGCTCATGATCTTGAGCGCTTGGGCGATCTTCAGCAACGCCTGATCGAGCGCGAGGAGGCCCTGCCGGCATTCATGCTGCGCCGCATGAAGGACGAGATTCTGACCGGCTTGCCGGAGAAGACGGCGCGGAAATACCCTGTCGAGATGCCGCCTGCACAGGCACAGGCCTACGATCTTGTGCTCGCCAGAGCACGGGCGCTCAGGGAAAGCGGCGAACAGGGCGCGATGCTGAAAGTGCTGCATATGCTCCGCGGCACGTCGCTCCATCCGTCACCGCCGCGTGGCATAACCGATATCAATGGCTACATCGACCAGTCTGCACGCTTGAAAAAGACCTTCGAGATTCTCGAAGAGATCGAACAGCGCGGCGAAAAGGCGCTGCTGTTTTGCGAAGATCTAGAAATGCAGGCCTTCCTTGCCATGGCCATTCAGGATCGTTTTTCCCTTGAACGTCGGCCGATGTGTATCAGCGGAAAAGTTGCTGGCCACAAGCGACAGGACATGGTCACTGCTTTCCAGACTTCGCCTACATCTTTCGATGTTCTCATACTCTCACCCAAGGCCGGCGGTGTAGGGCTTACGATAACCGCCGCCAACAACGTGATCCACCTGTCCCGCTGGTGGAACCCTGCTGTCGAGGATCAGGCAACGGACCGGGCCTACCGGATCGGTCAGACAAGGCCGGTGACGATCCACATCCCGATGGCTGTCCATCCGGATGAGGCGATTGGACCTTCAAGCTTCGACCAACGGCTCGATGCCCTCATGGAGCGTAAGCGCTCGCTGAGCAGGGGGCTGCTCATGCCGCCCGAAAGTGCGCGCGACGTTGATGACTTGCTTTCGGACGTTCTGGATGGACGAAAAACTCTCAGCGAAGAAGACGCCGAAAGCGCTCCGTCTTCTATTCTGTTGTCGTCGGACGCCCAGGCAAGTGATGTCGAAAATGTGGCCCAAGAAGAATCTGACGCAGAGTCGCAGATCGGCCCTGAGAACACGGCACACGCTGCGTCTTCTTCACCTGCCCCTGTCCCTCTTCCTACCCCTGTTGCTGTTGAACCCGAGCCCAAACCACCGGTCAATGCTCCCCAGAGACCCGTCTTATCGGTCCGTACACCAGTCGAGGCTGCTGAAGCTCGCACACCCAGTGTTCAGCGTGTGGTCTATGAACAATATGGTCCGCGCGATTGGACGATCTTCGAGCAATTTGTCCGCGAAGCAAGAATAAACCGTCTTGAAATCCAGGACCCCTATTGCTGTGCAGATGAACAGGCTCGCGGAAGGCTACTGAACTTCGTCAATCGGTTCTGTGAGCTCGCAGCGAAGCTTGATGAAGTTCAGATTGTGACCTTCGATGCAGACTCGGTCGATAAACGGATGCCGGAAACCAACGGCGATCAACGTGCCGATCTCGAAAACCGCTGGAGAAACACGATCGGATCGACTGCGCTGCACCTTGCGCAGCGTTCACGCCGCTCGCGAGGCGATTTGCACGACCGCTTTGTAAGAGCGCAACTGGAGGATGGGGACGCCGTCATATGGGATTTGGGGCGGGGGATCGACGGCGTTATGAGCGCCAAATGGTCATGTGTCGTCAATGCCTTTCACGACAAGCGCTCGGCTGGCATCGGCGCACGGGGCCATCGCGTACAGTAA
- a CDS encoding OmpA/MotB family protein — MEGAVRRRPAEEGESYFMSMTDMMVGLLLIFIILLAYFALNLQTKTEELTGANRTRAEILNDLQQSLKDRGLQVEIDTKSGVLRLPDDVLFDKGEWELTGRGQEAISKVANAMVAVLPCYTTSDLCEGERSPHLIDAVFVEGHTDSDMMSGGMNNYGLSVRRAETTFTMLQRNQPALRGFLNRPAGEDGSAPILSLSGYGPDRPVDRGESEEAKKRNRRIDLRFLMATPTSGLDPDILRQEQ, encoded by the coding sequence ATGGAAGGCGCCGTCCGCCGAAGGCCTGCTGAAGAAGGCGAGAGCTACTTCATGTCCATGACAGACATGATGGTTGGTCTGCTGCTTATCTTCATAATCCTGCTCGCCTACTTTGCCCTTAATCTGCAGACGAAAACCGAAGAGCTAACCGGCGCGAACAGAACGCGCGCGGAAATCCTCAACGACCTGCAGCAGTCGCTCAAGGACAGGGGGCTCCAGGTTGAAATCGACACAAAAAGCGGGGTTTTGCGGCTTCCTGACGATGTCCTGTTCGACAAGGGTGAGTGGGAACTCACCGGGAGGGGACAAGAGGCCATAAGCAAGGTTGCCAATGCTATGGTTGCCGTTCTGCCTTGCTACACGACTTCTGATCTGTGTGAGGGTGAGCGATCACCGCATCTGATCGATGCCGTCTTTGTCGAGGGACACACGGATTCGGATATGATGTCTGGCGGCATGAACAATTACGGGCTTTCGGTGCGCCGGGCCGAGACGACCTTTACTATGCTGCAGCGTAATCAACCGGCTTTGAGGGGCTTCCTTAACAGACCGGCCGGAGAAGACGGTTCGGCACCAATCCTGAGTCTGAGCGGTTATGGGCCCGACCGTCCTGTGGATCGGGGTGAATCAGAGGAAGCAAAAAAACGCAATCGGCGTATCGACTTACGTTTTCTCATGGCAACGCCGACTTCTGGTCTTGATCCCGACATCCTGAGGCAGGAGCAGTGA